In one Actinomycetota bacterium genomic region, the following are encoded:
- the truB gene encoding tRNA pseudouridine(55) synthase TruB → MNGILLIDKPKGITSHDLVAQVKKLLKAKKAGHTGTLDPDATGLMIILVGKATRLAKFFEGDSKTYLAEMTIGISTDTLDASGKVLSKSPPSITREDLEKTLSAFRGRITQKVPMFSAVKVNGKPLYSLARLGRDEPRPTREVEISLLKLISFEPGKYPKATLKVGSSKGTYIRSLVSDIGDALGVGAHLSSLVRLRSGRYSLEEAITMTKLEELARKASADDAVIPIEAAHLNMPKISVPSHVEKRVTAGNPVSDPSLNGVEPSQDILVLNEENRAVAVGSLIKDESGVNLLKPHIVLEELT, encoded by the coding sequence TTGAATGGAATCCTACTCATAGATAAACCAAAGGGAATTACCTCACATGATCTGGTTGCCCAGGTAAAAAAGTTGTTAAAGGCTAAAAAGGCGGGCCATACCGGCACTTTGGACCCCGATGCCACCGGTCTTATGATAATTCTGGTCGGCAAGGCGACCAGGTTAGCTAAGTTTTTTGAAGGCGACTCAAAGACCTATCTTGCAGAGATGACCATCGGCATCAGCACAGATACTCTGGACGCCTCAGGCAAGGTCTTATCAAAGTCTCCACCTTCGATAACGAGAGAAGATTTGGAAAAAACGCTCTCGGCCTTTCGCGGAAGAATAACTCAGAAGGTGCCTATGTTCTCTGCTGTAAAGGTGAACGGCAAACCCTTATACAGCCTGGCAAGGCTGGGGAGAGATGAGCCGAGGCCGACAAGAGAGGTTGAGATATCCCTGCTCAAACTGATCTCCTTTGAGCCGGGTAAATATCCCAAGGCAACCCTCAAGGTCGGCTCCTCCAAGGGAACGTACATAAGATCGCTCGTCTCCGACATCGGAGACGCTCTCGGCGTCGGAGCTCACCTTTCAAGTCTTGTAAGGCTGAGGTCAGGTCGCTACTCATTGGAGGAGGCCATCACTATGACTAAGCTCGAAGAACTGGCAAGGAAGGCCAGCGCTGATGATGCGGTAATTCCAATAGAAGCGGCCCACTTGAATATGCCCAAAATCTCCGTTCCAAGTCACGTCGAAAAGAGGGTAACGGCCGGAAATCCGGTCAGCGACCCGAGCCTAAATGGGGTCGAGCCGAGCCAGGATATCTTGGTCTTAAATGAGGAGAATCGGGCTGTTGCGGTTGGAAGCCTGATTAAGGACGAGTCGGGGGTCAATCTGCTAAAACCTCATATAGTTCTTGAGGAGTTAACTTAA
- the rpsO gene encoding 30S ribosomal protein S15: protein MTISSQEKAGIVKEFGSHEHDTGSPEVQVAILSKRIKDLTEHLKLHKKDFHSRRGLLKLVGQRRRLLNYLKEVDVDKYRLIIKKLELRG from the coding sequence ATGACCATTTCTAGTCAGGAGAAAGCCGGCATCGTCAAGGAATTCGGCTCTCATGAGCACGATACCGGATCCCCGGAAGTTCAAGTGGCCATCCTTTCCAAGAGGATAAAGGATCTAACCGAGCACTTGAAGCTGCATAAGAAAGATTTCCACTCCCGCCGCGGTCTACTGAAACTGGTCGGTCAACGAAGAAGGCTTCTAAACTACCTAAAAGAGGTAGATGTCGATAAGTATCGTTTGATAATCAAGAAGCTCGAGCTGCGCGGTTAG
- a CDS encoding polyribonucleotide nucleotidyltransferase, with product MDLISREISSGDKSIEFQFGKIARQADGAVYARMGDSIVLVTVAGSKEPMLGLDFFPLTVEVVDKMYAAGKIPGGFIKREGRPSEKSILTARLIDRPIRPLFPDGFRNEIQIIVSTLSVDMVNPSDILALNAASMALAISDIPVEKMVAAVRMGRLDGEWIINPTLQDSLLSDLDLIVAGSSDSIIMVEAGANEVDEELMIEALSRAHEAIRSMIASMEEIAKEIGKPKREIILAEPDSELKEKVISIATSRIREAMGGSDKLAREEAVSVAKKAIMEELLLEYPESEGEIKKLLYSAEKSVVRKMIVDEGIRPDGRTLGEIRPIDCEVAFLPRAHGSGLFTRGQTQVLSVLTLGTASEVQRLDGLDNKESKRYLHHYNFPPFSTGEVWRLGTPKRREVGHGALAERALLSVIPDEIDFPYTIRIVSEVLESNGSSSMASVCGSTLSLMDAGVPIKAPVAGIAMGLVKDGDKAAVLSDIQGVEDALGDMDFKVAGTTKGITALQMDMKATGVHIDVLKSALKQAKDGRLFILDKMLSAISEPRSSLSAYAPRIIAMSINPEKIGEVIGPGGKVIRGIIEATGATIDVKPDGTIYVSSLDGEGGEKAKEMIEALVKEVMPGEIYLGTVVKTTTFGAFVELLPGKDGLVHISKLAKKRIPTVEDVVNVGDKIKVKVVEIDEKGRINLTAIDVEEDK from the coding sequence ATGGATTTAATTTCACGAGAGATTTCATCAGGCGATAAGAGTATAGAGTTTCAGTTCGGTAAGATTGCCCGCCAAGCCGACGGAGCCGTTTATGCTCGAATGGGCGATAGCATTGTGCTTGTGACGGTCGCTGGTTCTAAGGAGCCCATGCTTGGGCTCGACTTCTTTCCGCTTACGGTCGAAGTTGTAGATAAGATGTATGCCGCCGGCAAGATTCCGGGTGGCTTCATAAAGAGAGAAGGCAGGCCGAGCGAGAAGTCGATCCTTACGGCCAGGCTCATAGATCGTCCAATAAGACCGCTATTTCCAGACGGTTTCAGGAACGAGATTCAAATAATTGTGAGTACCCTCTCGGTCGACATGGTAAATCCTTCCGATATTTTGGCGCTGAATGCCGCCTCTATGGCTCTGGCCATATCGGACATTCCGGTTGAAAAGATGGTTGCCGCCGTGCGGATGGGCCGTCTTGATGGAGAGTGGATCATAAATCCTACGCTTCAGGATTCTTTGCTCTCAGATCTCGATCTGATCGTGGCAGGCAGCAGTGACTCCATAATCATGGTCGAAGCTGGGGCGAATGAGGTCGATGAGGAGCTGATGATCGAAGCCCTCTCTAGAGCTCATGAGGCAATTAGATCGATGATAGCTTCTATGGAAGAGATCGCAAAAGAAATCGGCAAACCCAAAAGGGAGATCATTCTTGCAGAGCCCGATTCTGAACTAAAGGAGAAGGTCATCTCCATTGCGACTTCACGTATAAGAGAGGCGATGGGCGGCTCAGACAAACTCGCAAGAGAGGAAGCCGTTTCGGTGGCCAAAAAAGCGATAATGGAAGAATTGCTGTTAGAGTATCCCGAATCCGAGGGTGAGATCAAAAAGCTTCTATACTCGGCTGAGAAGTCTGTGGTTCGCAAGATGATAGTAGATGAAGGAATCCGCCCGGATGGACGGACATTAGGTGAAATCAGACCGATCGACTGCGAGGTGGCCTTTCTGCCCAGAGCCCACGGCTCTGGGCTCTTCACCAGGGGTCAGACTCAAGTCCTATCCGTCTTGACGCTGGGAACTGCAAGCGAGGTCCAGAGGCTCGATGGTCTTGATAACAAAGAATCGAAGAGGTATCTCCACCACTATAACTTTCCGCCTTTTTCAACGGGAGAGGTCTGGAGACTCGGTACGCCCAAAAGACGCGAGGTCGGTCACGGGGCGCTGGCCGAAAGGGCTCTGCTTTCGGTCATACCGGATGAGATAGATTTCCCCTATACGATCAGGATTGTATCCGAGGTTTTGGAGTCTAACGGCTCATCCTCTATGGCCAGCGTATGCGGTAGCACCCTATCTCTGATGGACGCCGGAGTTCCCATCAAGGCCCCGGTTGCGGGAATTGCGATGGGTCTGGTCAAGGACGGAGATAAGGCAGCCGTTCTCTCCGATATCCAAGGCGTCGAAGATGCCCTTGGCGATATGGACTTTAAGGTGGCCGGTACCACGAAGGGGATTACCGCTCTTCAAATGGATATGAAGGCTACGGGGGTACACATCGATGTTTTAAAATCGGCCCTCAAACAGGCTAAAGATGGCAGACTCTTCATTCTGGATAAGATGCTCTCCGCAATAAGCGAGCCCAGAAGCAGTCTCTCCGCCTATGCTCCAAGGATCATTGCGATGAGCATCAATCCGGAGAAGATCGGTGAGGTCATTGGACCGGGAGGAAAGGTCATCAGGGGAATAATAGAGGCTACCGGAGCCACCATTGATGTCAAACCGGACGGAACCATCTATGTCTCTTCCCTTGACGGCGAGGGCGGAGAGAAAGCTAAGGAGATGATCGAGGCCCTAGTCAAGGAGGTAATGCCTGGCGAAATCTACCTGGGAACCGTCGTCAAGACGACGACCTTTGGAGCCTTTGTCGAACTTCTTCCGGGCAAGGACGGCCTGGTTCACATCTCAAAACTCGCCAAAAAAAGGATACCCACTGTTGAGGACGTCGTAAATGTCGGCGACAAGATCAAGGTAAAGGTCGTTGAGATAGACGAAAAGGGTAGGATCAACTTAACAGCGATAGATGTGGAAGAGGACAAGTGA
- the infB gene encoding translation initiation factor IF-2: MSKRIYELASELDINSSKLMDELKEMKVSVKNHFASLDDKTEAALKERLKTPSKPEMMSKDKKSDSKPKVEEKPREEAPAPKPAGNKHLKTEPKADAFTKQAEEGIRVMEGSTVSEIANIFSKNPTEIIKTLMNMGEMATINQPVSREAIEILADEFGLKIHIVTLEEEMEEEEPLQVDVKDLKPRPPVVTVMGHVDHGKTLLLDAIQKTDVVSTEAGGITQHIGAYQVERNEKKITFIDTPGHEAFTAMRARGAKITDIAVLVVAADDGVMPQTVEAIDHVKAAGVPILVAVNKIDKEEANPDKVKQQLTEYGLVPEEWGGDTIFVNVSAKNKINIDELLDMLLLLAEMADIKAPDKGPGYGTVIEAFLDKGKGPVATVLIQGGSLKVGDAVVAGYASGKIRAMRDDKGKKVNVAKPGQPVELTGWSQTPNAGDTLKEVSDEKRARQISEERLLKRRVLEKDSHRHIALEDLFNQIKKGDIRDLNLVVKADTQGSIEALCGALGEIDQTEVKVRVIHKGVGAITETDIMLASASNAVVIGFNVRPDVKAKELSDRENVDVRMYRVIYKVIEDIEAARKGLLKPTLEEVETATVEVKDIFKASKLGTIAGCFVTQGEVNRKDSLRVIRDGTVVFEGNVKSLRRFKDDVNSVKSGLECGIVIDKFSDIQLGDVLEFYKIVEKAAL, encoded by the coding sequence TTGTCAAAACGGATTTATGAACTTGCAAGCGAACTCGATATAAACAGCTCAAAGTTGATGGACGAGCTTAAAGAGATGAAGGTCTCTGTCAAAAATCACTTTGCAAGTCTCGACGATAAAACGGAAGCGGCTCTCAAGGAGAGGCTGAAAACCCCATCTAAGCCGGAGATGATGAGTAAAGATAAGAAGAGTGATTCCAAACCCAAAGTTGAGGAGAAGCCAAGAGAAGAGGCTCCCGCTCCTAAGCCAGCGGGGAATAAACACTTAAAGACGGAGCCAAAAGCGGACGCTTTTACCAAACAAGCCGAAGAGGGCATAAGGGTCATGGAAGGCTCGACGGTAAGCGAGATAGCCAATATCTTCTCAAAGAATCCGACGGAGATCATAAAAACCCTAATGAACATGGGAGAAATGGCGACCATTAATCAGCCTGTAAGCCGCGAAGCCATTGAGATTTTGGCCGACGAATTTGGGCTCAAAATCCATATCGTAACCTTGGAGGAGGAGATGGAAGAGGAGGAACCCCTTCAGGTTGACGTAAAGGACTTAAAGCCACGTCCGCCGGTCGTTACCGTAATGGGTCATGTGGATCACGGCAAAACGCTTCTTTTGGACGCCATACAAAAGACCGATGTGGTCTCGACAGAGGCGGGGGGGATAACTCAGCATATAGGGGCCTACCAAGTCGAGAGAAACGAAAAGAAGATAACCTTCATCGACACCCCGGGTCACGAAGCCTTTACCGCCATGCGGGCAAGGGGAGCTAAGATTACCGACATAGCCGTCTTGGTCGTTGCGGCCGACGACGGTGTCATGCCTCAGACGGTAGAGGCCATAGACCACGTAAAGGCCGCTGGAGTGCCGATCCTTGTTGCCGTGAATAAGATTGACAAGGAAGAGGCCAATCCGGACAAAGTCAAACAGCAATTGACCGAGTATGGCCTTGTGCCGGAGGAGTGGGGTGGAGACACCATCTTTGTAAATGTTTCCGCCAAGAATAAGATCAATATAGATGAACTCCTAGATATGCTGCTGCTCTTGGCAGAGATGGCCGATATAAAAGCGCCTGATAAAGGACCTGGATATGGCACGGTCATCGAGGCCTTCTTAGACAAGGGCAAGGGTCCGGTTGCTACCGTCCTCATCCAGGGCGGCTCTCTTAAGGTGGGCGACGCGGTTGTAGCCGGCTACGCAAGCGGCAAGATCCGGGCCATGAGGGACGACAAAGGAAAGAAAGTCAATGTAGCCAAGCCCGGTCAACCGGTTGAGCTGACCGGTTGGTCGCAGACGCCAAACGCCGGAGACACCTTGAAAGAGGTCTCGGATGAAAAGAGGGCGAGGCAGATCTCCGAGGAGAGGCTCTTGAAAAGGAGGGTCTTGGAGAAAGATTCACACAGACACATTGCTCTAGAAGACCTCTTTAACCAGATCAAAAAGGGCGATATTCGAGATTTAAATCTTGTCGTTAAAGCGGATACCCAAGGCTCGATCGAAGCCCTCTGCGGGGCTCTTGGTGAAATCGACCAGACAGAGGTCAAGGTGAGGGTGATACACAAGGGCGTTGGGGCAATCACGGAGACAGACATAATGCTCGCTTCAGCCTCCAATGCTGTAGTTATCGGATTCAATGTCCGGCCCGACGTCAAAGCCAAGGAGCTTTCCGATAGGGAGAACGTAGATGTCAGGATGTATCGGGTTATATATAAGGTTATCGAGGACATCGAGGCCGCCAGGAAGGGTCTCTTAAAACCCACCCTTGAGGAGGTTGAGACCGCGACAGTTGAGGTTAAGGATATCTTCAAGGCTTCGAAACTTGGAACCATAGCTGGATGTTTCGTTACCCAAGGAGAGGTCAACAGAAAGGATAGCTTGAGGGTGATTCGAGACGGAACGGTCGTATTCGAAGGCAATGTCAAGTCCTTGAGGAGATTTAAGGACGATGTCAATTCGGTCAAAAGCGGTCTTGAATGCGGAATAGTCATAGACAAGTTCTCCGATATTCAGCTCGGAGATGTCTTAGAGTTCTATAAGATTGTGGAAAAAGCTGCCCTTTAA
- a CDS encoding pitrilysin family protein — protein MSFERGFLNSGVEVLMEPAPNLRSVAIGFWIRVGSRNEPREAMGISHLIEHLIFKGTKKRGAKEISDIFEGLGAEVNAFTSKEHTCYYARVIDENLGEVVNLLSEMLSAPAFRESDLSSEKEVVLEEIHHYEDTPDELIHDLFAETLWDNHPLGQSIIGCNHTVSGFKAEDISNFFSRHYTFEKTLVTVSGSFDKDNLFGLLEGGLKMSEFKSSPHPEVAVKVERRNRVMKKDTEQAHMCFGYEGLGGGDGDRFAVNILDGILAGGMSSRLFQKIREEKGLAYSVFSYHSFYRDTGSLAVYVGTRPKNIDEVISLIEKEVDSLLTKGVNEAELNRVKNQTKGCLVLSMESTSSRMSRLGRSYLLHSEVLSLDEIIERVDSVTANDIARVCERVFKPGKRALSVIGPFDKDRFDT, from the coding sequence GTGAGCTTTGAGCGCGGATTCTTAAATAGCGGGGTCGAGGTCTTAATGGAACCGGCCCCCAATTTAAGATCGGTAGCTATCGGTTTTTGGATACGGGTCGGCTCCAGAAATGAACCTAGAGAAGCCATGGGAATCTCCCACCTCATAGAGCATCTGATCTTCAAGGGAACCAAGAAGAGAGGCGCCAAAGAGATATCGGATATATTCGAGGGCCTAGGGGCTGAAGTAAATGCGTTTACCAGCAAGGAACATACTTGTTATTATGCCAGAGTGATCGATGAAAACCTGGGTGAGGTAGTAAACCTGCTTTCGGAGATGCTGAGTGCGCCAGCTTTTAGAGAGAGCGATCTCTCTTCAGAAAAGGAAGTGGTACTTGAAGAGATCCATCATTACGAAGATACTCCAGATGAACTAATTCACGACCTATTTGCCGAGACCCTCTGGGACAATCACCCGCTCGGTCAATCTATAATCGGATGCAACCATACGGTCTCAGGGTTTAAGGCCGAAGATATATCCAATTTTTTTAGTCGGCACTATACTTTTGAAAAGACCTTGGTCACGGTGTCCGGAAGTTTCGATAAGGATAATCTTTTCGGCCTCTTAGAGGGTGGACTCAAAATGTCTGAATTTAAGTCTAGCCCGCATCCCGAGGTGGCCGTCAAGGTCGAGAGGAGAAACCGGGTGATGAAGAAAGACACCGAGCAAGCTCACATGTGCTTCGGATATGAGGGACTTGGCGGTGGCGATGGCGACAGATTTGCCGTGAATATATTGGATGGTATCCTTGCTGGCGGTATGAGCTCAAGATTATTTCAGAAGATTCGCGAGGAGAAGGGCTTGGCCTATTCCGTCTTCTCCTATCATTCTTTTTACAGAGACACAGGGTCCTTGGCAGTATATGTCGGGACGCGACCCAAAAATATAGATGAAGTAATTTCGTTAATTGAAAAAGAGGTCGATAGTTTGCTGACAAAGGGCGTAAACGAGGCTGAACTTAACAGGGTCAAGAATCAAACGAAGGGGTGTCTGGTGTTGAGCATGGAGAGCACTTCAAGCAGGATGTCTCGGCTTGGCAGATCTTATCTGCTCCACAGCGAAGTGTTAAGTTTAGACGAGATAATAGAAAGGGTTGATTCCGTAACTGCAAATGATATCGCAAGGGTATGCGAGAGAGTGTTCAAACCGGGAAAACGGGCACTCTCCGTCATAGGCCCCTTTGATAAAGATAGATTTGATACCTAA
- the rbfA gene encoding 30S ribosome-binding factor RbfA: protein MEFSRQNRVKEALKEEISQAIVKLKDPRIEMVTVTDVDVTPDLKTAYIYISSIEEERQAELVEVLNGAKGFIKREMSKSLHLKYTPELIFKWDLSIERASRISKIIYSSSLGEEEGQ, encoded by the coding sequence ATGGAATTCTCCCGGCAGAATAGGGTCAAAGAGGCTCTTAAAGAGGAGATAAGCCAGGCGATAGTCAAGCTAAAAGATCCTAGGATCGAAATGGTTACCGTGACCGATGTCGATGTCACTCCGGATCTAAAAACCGCCTACATATATATAAGCTCGATAGAAGAGGAGAGACAAGCCGAACTCGTCGAGGTACTAAATGGAGCCAAGGGCTTCATCAAGAGGGAGATGTCAAAGTCCCTCCATCTGAAATATACGCCGGAATTGATCTTTAAGTGGGACTTATCTATCGAGAGAGCATCCAGGATATCCAAGATCATTTACAGCTCAAGCTTAGGCGAAGAGGAAGGTCAGTGA
- a CDS encoding bifunctional oligoribonuclease/PAP phosphatase NrnA: protein MNRYGLSSKESMGVKAKDEEIRAVVREIESNQRFVLATHRDPDGDAIGSLIGLGLFLKKIGKDVRLGWDDRRIESDVDLKPEIPSIYDFLSTDDLLANLSVSSDHLDCFIALDCASLSRLGSLNAFIDISPVSINIDHHQGNLGFAKINFIDVNSPATAEMVYRIIKELDGELDFNIASSLYVGLVTDTGRFQYSNTDESTFAMAKDLLAYGVEPANIFRNVYENESLSYLKLIERFLSRAVLDGAIIHSFINQEDLTVLGVKLDETESLINMLRVVKEAKVAFVLKETVEGRWKVSLRSKGEIDVARVASFFGGGGHKAAAGYVSAKERVETTQKLIDTLKAAN, encoded by the coding sequence GTGAATAGATACGGTCTCTCATCCAAGGAGTCGATGGGCGTCAAAGCCAAGGATGAGGAAATTCGAGCTGTAGTCCGAGAAATTGAATCTAACCAAAGGTTCGTCCTCGCCACCCACCGTGATCCAGACGGTGATGCAATCGGCTCACTTATCGGTCTTGGTCTCTTTTTGAAAAAGATCGGAAAGGATGTACGCCTCGGTTGGGATGACCGAAGAATCGAGAGCGACGTCGACTTAAAGCCAGAGATACCTTCGATCTATGACTTCCTTTCAACTGATGATCTGCTCGCCAACCTGTCCGTAAGCAGCGATCACCTCGATTGCTTTATCGCTCTAGACTGTGCTAGCTTAAGTCGGCTTGGCTCCCTGAACGCCTTTATCGATATCTCCCCCGTTTCGATAAACATCGATCATCACCAGGGCAACCTAGGTTTTGCCAAGATCAACTTCATTGACGTAAATTCCCCGGCAACAGCAGAGATGGTCTATAGGATCATAAAAGAACTCGATGGAGAGCTTGATTTCAATATCGCCTCTTCGCTCTATGTCGGTCTGGTTACCGATACTGGACGTTTTCAATATTCCAATACGGATGAGTCCACATTCGCTATGGCCAAAGACCTTCTCGCCTACGGCGTCGAGCCTGCCAATATTTTCAGAAATGTTTACGAGAACGAGAGCCTAAGCTACTTAAAGCTTATCGAGCGCTTTCTCTCCAGAGCCGTCTTGGATGGCGCGATAATCCACTCCTTCATAAATCAGGAGGACCTCACCGTTTTGGGCGTAAAACTGGATGAGACGGAGAGCCTAATAAACATGCTCAGGGTCGTCAAAGAGGCCAAGGTAGCCTTCGTTCTCAAGGAGACAGTTGAGGGCAGATGGAAGGTGTCGCTTCGTTCCAAAGGTGAAATCGACGTTGCCCGAGTAGCAAGTTTCTTTGGCGGAGGCGGCCACAAAGCGGCAGCCGGTTACGTTTCCGCCAAAGAGAGAGTTGAGACAACCCAAAAACTGATTGATACATTGAAAGCAGCCAATTGA
- the dapB gene encoding 4-hydroxy-tetrahydrodipicolinate reductase yields MIRVVVCGASGKMGRTVCKAVHSDPELSLVGAVDKDYEASGIQDLSEMGENKVYLDSSLSAAIKELKPDVVVDFTNPDVVMNNIKIAVELEVDMVIGTTGFTSDKLGEVERIIDGQDVGIFIAPNFAIGAVLMMKFAEKAAKYFNDAEIIELHHNEKYDAPSGTAMKTAEMLSSIKTFEDLGPNEKEILPGSRGGNYKNIRIHSIRLPGLIGHQEVLFGLDGQLLTIRHDTLDRSSFMPGVLMAIKKHKENRGVTVGLDKLMEI; encoded by the coding sequence ATGATTAGAGTGGTTGTATGCGGGGCAAGCGGCAAGATGGGAAGGACGGTTTGTAAGGCGGTTCATTCCGATCCCGAGCTCTCCTTGGTCGGTGCGGTAGATAAGGATTATGAGGCGAGCGGCATCCAAGATCTAAGTGAGATGGGAGAGAATAAAGTCTATTTGGATTCAAGCTTGAGCGCAGCCATCAAAGAGCTTAAGCCAGACGTGGTGGTCGATTTCACCAACCCCGATGTAGTTATGAACAATATCAAGATAGCAGTCGAGCTTGAAGTGGACATGGTCATCGGAACGACGGGCTTTACGTCAGATAAACTGGGCGAAGTTGAGAGGATAATAGACGGCCAAGATGTGGGCATCTTCATTGCGCCAAATTTTGCCATCGGGGCTGTTTTGATGATGAAGTTCGCAGAAAAGGCCGCAAAATACTTTAATGACGCTGAAATAATCGAACTTCATCATAATGAGAAGTATGATGCACCATCGGGTACAGCAATGAAGACCGCCGAGATGCTCTCGTCGATCAAGACCTTTGAAGACCTTGGGCCTAACGAAAAGGAGATACTGCCCGGCTCAAGGGGTGGAAACTATAAGAATATCCGCATTCATAGCATCCGTTTGCCGGGTCTCATAGGTCATCAAGAGGTACTTTTCGGCCTCGATGGACAGCTTTTGACCATTCGCCATGATACCCTAGACAGGTCTTCATTTATGCCGGGCGTTTTAATGGCCATAAAGAAGCACAAAGAAAACAGGGGAGTCACGGTTGGGCTAGATAAGCTCATGGAGATATAA
- a CDS encoding YlxR family protein has protein sequence MSLKKQPLRRCIACYKSFPKRDLKRVVCTKDGDIRVDPTGREAGRGAYFCSMKCFEEAAKKKRIGAALKTAVDRDLIESLGLSLAEIFAQES, from the coding sequence GTGTCTTTAAAGAAACAGCCGCTTAGGAGATGCATTGCTTGCTATAAGTCCTTTCCAAAGCGCGATCTCAAACGAGTGGTATGCACCAAAGATGGCGATATAAGGGTTGACCCGACGGGAAGAGAAGCTGGCCGGGGCGCCTATTTTTGCAGCATGAAATGTTTCGAAGAGGCGGCCAAAAAAAAGAGGATAGGGGCAGCCCTAAAGACAGCCGTCGATAGAGATTTGATAGAAAGCTTGGGCCTTAGTCTGGCCGAGATATTTGCTCAAGAGAGCTAA
- a CDS encoding DUF503 domain-containing protein translates to MGTVVGLLELDLIVTASDSLKSKRRVIKSLTQRLKSRYNLSVKEISGQDLIQRSLIGVSAVSSSESEMRDFLERIIDLTIEISEAELVGSKIHIFHSNDDE, encoded by the coding sequence ATGGGCACAGTTGTTGGACTTCTTGAACTGGATCTCATCGTAACTGCATCGGACTCGCTCAAAAGTAAGCGTCGCGTCATAAAGAGTCTAACCCAAAGACTTAAGAGTAGGTACAACCTCTCAGTCAAGGAGATATCCGGTCAAGACCTCATCCAGAGGAGCCTTATCGGAGTTAGCGCTGTCTCCTCCTCTGAATCCGAGATGAGGGACTTTTTGGAGAGGATAATAGACCTTACGATCGAGATTAGTGAGGCGGAATTGGTTGGTTCCAAGATTCATATATTTCACTCAAATGATGATGAATAG
- a CDS encoding bifunctional riboflavin kinase/FAD synthetase, protein METIIGLESLGDLKGDTVVALGFFDGVHRGHKKTIMTCVTDAKTLGAKSVVLTFLPHPEAVLSPNEHPPILTDFDSKERLISELGVDLLLFIQFTLKFSKLTPEEFVDEVLLKRLSAVEVIVGDGFRFGHKARGDALLLKRLGEEKGFKVKALPLENFEGKPISSTRIRKLLMDGEIERAGKILGRYPSLSGTVVSGFGRGRSMGYSTANVELAEEIQLPQDGVYAGTAHFDGRSMKCVINIGSSPTFGLQDRRIEAYILDFDSDLYDKKIYLDLFAKLRSQEKFSSKEELARQIERDVRKAASLLA, encoded by the coding sequence ATGGAAACGATAATCGGTCTGGAATCGCTGGGTGATTTAAAGGGAGATACCGTGGTCGCTCTGGGCTTTTTTGACGGCGTCCATCGGGGTCACAAGAAGACGATAATGACCTGCGTGACCGATGCTAAAACCCTCGGTGCAAAAAGCGTCGTTCTGACCTTCTTGCCCCATCCTGAAGCGGTCTTATCGCCGAATGAGCATCCTCCTATACTTACCGATTTCGATTCCAAAGAGAGACTCATATCGGAACTTGGGGTGGATCTACTCCTTTTTATCCAATTTACGCTCAAGTTTTCAAAGCTGACTCCCGAAGAATTTGTAGACGAGGTTTTGTTGAAGCGATTAAGCGCCGTCGAGGTGATCGTCGGCGATGGCTTTAGATTCGGTCATAAGGCTAGAGGCGACGCCCTTCTCTTGAAGAGGTTGGGCGAAGAGAAGGGATTTAAGGTTAAGGCCCTACCTTTGGAGAACTTTGAAGGTAAGCCGATAAGCAGCACCAGAATCAGAAAGCTTCTTATGGACGGTGAGATTGAGAGGGCGGGGAAGATCCTTGGACGTTATCCCAGTTTGAGCGGGACCGTGGTCAGCGGGTTTGGTCGCGGAAGGAGCATGGGTTATTCCACGGCCAACGTCGAGCTCGCCGAGGAGATACAGTTGCCTCAGGACGGGGTCTATGCCGGCACCGCTCACTTCGATGGCCGCTCTATGAAGTGCGTTATAAATATTGGCTCATCGCCCACCTTCGGTCTTCAAGATAGGCGGATTGAGGCTTATATATTAGATTTTGATTCCGACCTCTATGATAAGAAGATATATTTAGATCTGTTTGCAAAGTTGAGGTCTCAAGAGAAATTCTCAAGCAAAGAGGAGTTGGCACGTCAGATCGAACGAGACGTTCGAAAAGCGGCCAGTTTATTAGCATAA